In the Syngnathus scovelli strain Florida chromosome 16, RoL_Ssco_1.2, whole genome shotgun sequence genome, one interval contains:
- the LOC125984137 gene encoding RNA binding protein fox-1 homolog 2 isoform X5 has product MVLEPRQGSGGEVVEESVKLESWSRVLVPGQTMMGLYYPTALLGPQDSTGAQDGLVAPAFTAFPPPPPPQNGIAGTEFGPGAMFGAGGQGTAEVGAGAHEDTTSTTIDDNNKTDETSQGETAIQCVTGGSAAGGSGGDSPEAKGTPKRLHVSNIPFRFRDPDLRQMFGQYGKILDVEIIFNERGSKGFGFVTFETSADAEKAREKLHGTLVEGRKIEVNNATARVMTNKKMVSPYPNGEALSTLPYAGWKLSPMVGAVYGPELYAVPGFPYPAAAAAATTAAAAAAFRGAHLRGRGRPVYSAVRAAVPQAAIPAYPGVVYQDGFYGAADLYGGYPAAAAAAAAAAAYRYTQPAAVTGATAAAAAYSDSYGRVYTTDPYHALAPAAAAYGVGAMASLYRAGYSRFAPY; this is encoded by the exons ATGGTCCTGGAGCCCAGGCAGGGGAGCGGAGGGGAGGTCGTGGAGGAGAGCGTCAAATTGGAGAGCTGGTCAAGAGTTCTTGTGCCAGGTCAGACAATGATGGGGCTCTACTACCCGACCGCATTGCTG GGGCCTCAGGATTCAACAGGAGCACAGGATGGTTTGGTGGCACCCGCCTTTACAGCGTTCCCTCCTCCGCCACCTCCCCAGAATGGCATAGCTGGGACAGAATTTGGCCCCGGGGCCATGTTTGGTGCAGGGGGTCAAGGAACAGCTGAGGTAGGCGCTGGTGCTCATGAGGACACCACCAGTACCACCATCGACGACAAT AATAAGACCGATGAGACCTCCCAAGGGGAGACGGCTATACAGTGTGTGACTGGGGGGTCAGCAGCAGGGGGCTCTGGAGGAGACTCACCGGAGGCTAAAGGAACCCCCAAACGTCTCCACGTTTCAAACATCCCATTCCGCTTCCGTGACCCGGACCTCAGGCAGATGTTTGGG CAATATGGGAAGATTCTGGACGTAgaaattattttcaatgagAGGGGCTCAAAG GGCTTTGGCTTTGTGACATTTGAGACCAGCGCAGATGCCGAGAAAGCCCGCGAAAAGCTCCACGGCACATTGGTGGAAGGTCGTAAGATTGAG GTGAATAACGCCACTGCCAGGGTGATGACTAACAAGAAAATGGTCAGCCCCTACCCTAATGGAGAGGCTCTGAGCACGCTACCCTACG CAGGGTGGAAATTGAGCCCAATGGTCGGGGCTGTGTACGGACCAGAGCTTTATGCCG TCCCAGGGTTCCCGTACCCCGCAGCAGCCGCGGCGGCTACGACAGCTGCGGCGGCAGCTGCGTTCCGTGGCGCTCACCTTCGTGGACGGGGGCGGCCTGTCTACAGTGCGGTGCGGGCAGCTGTGCCTCAGGCTGCTATCCCCGCATACCCTGG cGTGGTGTACCAAGATGGCTTTTACGGCGCTGCGGACTTATAC GGAGGCTAtcctgctgccgccgctgccgccgccgccgccgctgcttatCGCTACACTCAGCCCGCGGCTGTAACCGGAGCAACCGCAGCAGCTGCCGCATACAGTGACAG TTACGGCCGGGTTTACACGACAGATCCATACCACGCTTTAGCCCCAGCTGCTGCCGCCTACGGGGTGGGAGCCATG GCCAGTTTATACAGGGCGGGATACAGTCGCTTCGCTCCATACTAA
- the mgp gene encoding matrix Gla protein, translating into MRSLLQLLALCALLSLCLSLDGRRTARSNSDSNESTESSEDVFVAPRRANSFITPQRHTVYNLPRGNGYNSYFMSRRVKTPAERRAETCEDYSPCRYFAYHHGYQVAYRRYFGTRVPEPSTGSRVSHQRRPSSARRY; encoded by the exons ATGAGGAGCCTTCTTCAACTTCTTGCACTCTGTGCTCTGCTCTCACTGTGTCTCTCTCTTGACGGCAGGAGAACTGCCCGGTCAAATTCAG ACTCCAATGAAAGCACAGAATCCAGTGAAG ATGTGTTTGTGGCTCCGAGACGAGCCAATTCCTTCATCACGCCACAGAGACACACCGTATACAATTTACCCAGAGGAAACGGTTACAACAGTTACTTTATGAG TAGGAGGGTAAAGACTCCTGCAGAGAGACGTGCGGAGACCTGCGAGGATTACTCTCCCTGCCGCTACTTCGCCTATCACCATGGTTACCAGGTGGCCTATCGGAGATACTTTGGGACCCGCGTTCCAGAGCCGAGTACTGGGAGCCGCGTTTCACACCAGAGGAGACCATCTTCAGCTCGTCGATATTAa
- the LOC125984193 gene encoding retinal cone rhodopsin-sensitive cGMP 3',5'-cyclic phosphodiesterase subunit gamma-like → MSQTEAGEGGGEISGGLLGYFQQRTMNGGPPAGSALAPGGNAGPTTPKKGPPKFKQRQTRTFKSKAPKPGQKGFGDDIPGMEGLGTDITVVCPWEAFGDMELSDLAKYGII, encoded by the exons ATGTCACAGACGGAagcaggagaaggaggaggagagatCAGTGGTGGCCTCTTGGGATATTTCCAACAG agaacaATGAACGGCGGCCCACCGGCAGGAAGCGCCCTGGCCCCTGGCGGAAACGCTGGCCCAACTACACCCAAGAAAGGTCCGCCCAAATTCAAGCAGAGGCAAACTCGTACATTCAAGAGCAAGGCCCCTAAACCTGGCCAGAAGGG CTTCGGTGACGACATCCCCGGCATGGAGGGTCTCGGCACAGACATCACAGTCGTGTGCCCATGGGAAGCCTTCGGCGACATGGAGCTCAGCGACTTGGCCAAATACGGCATCATTTAA
- the LOC125984141 gene encoding G-protein coupled receptor family C group 5 member D encodes MSPAFSPEDHKLAFPLLFLLHIPFTCSSQSSATSDIINGSSSANSTRAIPGCRPGLEPDYMHLCDRKAMWGIILETLASAGFLFSMFLLLGLLIWSLWICISLRQQRNHIGGTVASMSMFLLATGGIFAITFPFIIQLGPQTCPTRLFLFGVFFALAFSCLLARGLALLGFAAARGWGEPAMALGLFIVQVIIATEWLILVLVRDEKPCEYSQDEFVMLQIYVLCLLAIGMILSLHFLCRSCFTYSYTYAGAVHQQSRQQAVLLFLTLLLSAAIWVVWIVMLTRGNVKLKRRPQWDDPVLAVALVANGWVLLMGHGLSQVAFLCRGEAKSKEVPLSFAGWTSPSADIPGLNSPKAGTENGSFENDPENRRGRRHDSKLRSPYESGFSMTDIDPNKDYSIPRPQTTNYEEPYDEYYGRI; translated from the exons ATGAGTCCAGCCTTTTCACCTGAAGATCACAAGTTGGCCTTTccactcctcttcctcctccacatCCCCTTCACGTGTTCCTCTCAGTCATCGGCAACAAGCGACATCATCAATGGGAGTTCTTCGGCAAACTCCACCAGGGCTATTCCGGGCTGCCGCCCAGGACTAGAACCTGACTATATGCACTTGTGTGACCGCAAAGCCATGTGGGGCATCATTCTGGAGACCCTGGCCTCCGCCGGCTTCCTCTTCAGTATGTTCCTCCTGCTGGGCCTCCTTATCTGGTCCCTGTGGATCTGCATCTCCTTACGGCAGCAACGCAACCACATAGGAGGAACGGTGGCCTCCATGTCCATGTTCTTGTTGGCCACTGGTGGCATCTTTGCCATCACCTTCCCCTTCATCATCCAGCTCGGCCCTCAGACGTGCCCCACCAGGCTCTTCCTGTTCGGCGTCTTCTTCGCCTTGGCCTTCTCCTGCTTGCTGGCTCGCGGCCTCGCTCTGCTGGGCTTTGCGGCCGCTCGAGGTTGGGGCGAGCCCGCCATGGCTTTGGGGCTTTTCATCGTGCAGGTGATCATCGCCACAGAGTGGCTCATACTTGTCTTGGTGCGGGATGAGAAGCCGTGCGAGTACAGCCAGGATGAGTTTGTCATGCTGCAGATCTACGTCCTGTGCCTCCTGGCCATCGGCATGATCCTCTCCTTGCACTTCTTGTGTCGGTCCTGCTTCACGTACAGCTACACCTACGCCGGCGCCGTCCACCAGCAGAGCCGGCAACAGGCCGTGCTCCTCTTCCTCACGCTCTTGCTCTCCGCCGCCATCTGGGTGGTGTGGATCGTAATGCTCACCAGAGGGAACGTCAAGCTGAAACGTCGGCCGCAGTGGGATGACCCGGTGCTGGCCGTGGCACTGGTCGCCAACGGATGGGTGTTGTTGATGGGACACGGCTTGTCGCAAGTTGCCTTCCTGTGCAGGGGGGAGGCCAAATCCAAAGAGGTGCCTCTGAGCTTCGCCGGTTGGACCAGCCCCAGCGCTGACATCCCCGGATTGAACAGTCCGAAGGCGGGAACAGAAAACGGAAGCTTCGAGAACGATCCGGAAAACAGAAGAG gcaggcgacatgATTCGAAACTGCGATCGCCCTACGAGTCGGGATTCTCTATGACC GATATTGACCCCAATAAAGACTACAGCATCCCTCGCCCTCAGACCACCAACTACGAAGAGCCATATGATGAATATTACGGACGAATTTAA